Proteins encoded by one window of Acidipropionibacterium virtanenii:
- a CDS encoding alanine racemase, translated as MSLVLHVDAAAWRAHQDSVVAGDPGIVPVAKGNGYGFGLPRLAGEVRRLGLDRLAVGTAEEVALVRGSADEHGVRTGGAEHPGFPGDVVVLTPWRPGDAVAEAALADPGVITTLSRVEDVAAVAKAHPGARVILEALTSMRRYGMRPDEFEAAVAAAEGLEIVGWTIHLPMIGEHLGEATDLATTALSACTVPLWVSHLSPDDLDRLRQTFHVEVRHRVGTELWLGAHDALHYRASVQDVHDVTAAERVGYWQRRAGRRHHRLAIVSGGTANGVAMQAPTAAANGRQVVQTLANGVMEAGRMALSPYSAGGRKLFFAEPPHMQASLLWVPDSVDVGDELEVTMRATTATPDRTVVE; from the coding sequence ATGAGCCTGGTGCTGCACGTCGACGCCGCCGCCTGGCGGGCCCACCAGGATTCCGTGGTCGCGGGAGATCCCGGCATCGTCCCGGTGGCCAAGGGCAACGGCTACGGCTTCGGGCTGCCCCGGCTGGCCGGCGAGGTGCGTCGGCTCGGTCTGGACCGCCTGGCGGTGGGGACGGCCGAGGAGGTCGCCCTGGTGCGCGGCAGCGCCGATGAGCACGGCGTCCGGACCGGTGGCGCCGAGCACCCCGGCTTCCCGGGTGACGTCGTGGTGCTGACGCCGTGGCGTCCCGGAGACGCCGTGGCCGAGGCGGCGCTGGCGGATCCGGGCGTCATCACGACGCTGTCACGGGTCGAGGACGTGGCCGCCGTGGCGAAGGCCCATCCGGGGGCGCGGGTGATCCTGGAGGCGCTCACCTCGATGCGGCGCTATGGGATGCGCCCCGACGAGTTCGAGGCCGCCGTGGCGGCCGCCGAGGGGCTGGAGATCGTCGGCTGGACCATCCACCTGCCGATGATCGGGGAGCATCTGGGCGAGGCCACCGACCTGGCCACCACCGCCCTGTCGGCCTGCACCGTGCCGCTGTGGGTCTCCCACCTGAGCCCCGACGATCTGGACCGGCTGCGTCAGACTTTCCATGTCGAGGTGCGCCACCGGGTGGGCACCGAGCTGTGGCTGGGGGCCCACGACGCCCTGCACTACCGGGCGAGCGTCCAGGACGTCCACGACGTGACAGCTGCAGAACGGGTCGGGTACTGGCAGCGGCGGGCCGGCCGGCGTCATCACCGGCTGGCGATCGTCTCCGGTGGCACCGCCAACGGCGTGGCCATGCAGGCGCCCACCGCCGCCGCGAATGGCCGGCAGGTCGTCCAGACGCTGGCCAACGGCGTCATGGAGGCGGGCCGGATGGCCCTGTCGCCGTACTCGGCCGGAGGTCGCAAGCTGTTCTTCGCCGAACCCCCGCACATGCAGGCCAGTCTGCTGTGGGTGCCCGACTCGGTCGACGTCGGCGACGAGCTCGAGGTGACGATGCGCGCCACCACCGCCACCCCCGACCGGACCGTCGTGGAGTGA
- a CDS encoding lipid II:glycine glycyltransferase FemX produces the protein MIQVRQISADQHLAFLHDWAAPGSAAEETVSFLQTPAWGKVKQEWLSESVGIIRDAGELIGTGLVLYRKVPRLKRYLAYLPEGPVLDWTTPDLPEVLEALRDHVKARGAFALRIGPTVPHQTWRKDAIKTAISDESITALSQAPADVTNLHATRLANELRHLGWRPPKDSEGFAAGQPKFNFQLPLVTWDDGVRTRRSEDEVLSGMNQLWRRNIRKAAKKGVEVSRGGRDDLSAFHQIYVETAGRDGFTPRPLEYFQTMWDALNGEDPDRMHLYLAHHEGGLVASTTWVHVGRHTWYSYGASTSAKREVRGSNAIQWQMIRDSMAVDADVYDLRGITEGLAADDPELGLIQFKVGSGGEAVSYIGEWDLVIDPLLYKVFDWYMNRRSR, from the coding sequence GTGATTCAGGTACGCCAGATCTCCGCCGACCAGCATCTCGCCTTCCTCCACGACTGGGCCGCACCGGGCTCGGCCGCCGAGGAGACGGTGAGCTTCCTCCAGACGCCGGCCTGGGGGAAGGTCAAGCAGGAATGGCTCAGCGAGTCCGTCGGTATCATCCGCGACGCCGGCGAGCTGATCGGCACCGGTCTGGTGCTCTACCGCAAGGTGCCCAGGCTGAAGCGCTACCTGGCCTATCTTCCCGAGGGCCCGGTACTCGACTGGACCACCCCCGATCTGCCGGAGGTCCTTGAGGCGCTGCGCGACCACGTCAAGGCGCGCGGCGCCTTCGCCCTGCGCATCGGCCCGACGGTGCCGCACCAGACGTGGCGCAAGGACGCCATCAAGACCGCGATCTCCGACGAGTCGATCACCGCCCTGTCCCAGGCCCCCGCCGACGTCACCAATCTTCACGCCACCCGGTTGGCCAACGAGCTGCGGCACCTGGGCTGGCGTCCTCCCAAGGATTCCGAAGGGTTCGCGGCCGGCCAGCCGAAGTTCAACTTCCAGCTGCCGCTGGTCACCTGGGACGACGGGGTGCGCACCCGCAGGTCCGAGGACGAGGTGCTGTCGGGGATGAATCAGCTGTGGCGCCGCAACATCCGCAAGGCCGCCAAGAAGGGCGTCGAGGTGAGTCGCGGGGGCCGCGACGACCTGTCCGCCTTCCACCAGATCTATGTGGAGACCGCCGGGCGCGACGGCTTCACCCCCCGGCCGCTGGAGTACTTCCAGACCATGTGGGACGCCCTCAACGGCGAGGACCCGGACCGCATGCACCTCTACCTGGCCCATCATGAGGGCGGTCTGGTGGCGTCGACCACCTGGGTGCATGTGGGCCGCCACACCTGGTACTCCTACGGAGCCTCCACCAGCGCCAAGCGCGAGGTGCGCGGCTCCAACGCCATCCAGTGGCAGATGATCCGCGACTCGATGGCCGTCGACGCCGACGTCTACGACCTGCGCGGGATCACCGAGGGGCTGGCCGCCGACGACCCGGAGCTGGGGCTCATCCAGTTCAAGGTGGGCTCGGGCGGCGAGGCCGTCTCCTACATCGGCGAGTGGGATCTGGTGATCGATCCGCTGCTGTACAAGGTCTTCGACTGGTACATGAACCGGAGGTCGCGATGA
- a CDS encoding GyrI-like domain-containing protein yields MPRPTGLRRVGAQTVLSLRRRISIDELDDHIESSMRLLECLAPVAAPHFVVYCDGLETGKDGTVEVCQPVDEHAPHHQDLPAAVVRRIEDAHCEAWVTVTRAELAYPEIDDVYDELDAACRRRGWERHGAPREVYWANWDFLRMDDPACDVCFPIVDPDLALP; encoded by the coding sequence ATCCCACGCCCCACCGGCCTGAGGCGGGTCGGGGCCCAGACCGTCCTCAGCCTGCGCCGACGCATCTCCATCGACGAGCTGGACGACCACATCGAGTCGTCGATGCGTCTGCTGGAGTGCCTGGCGCCGGTCGCCGCGCCGCACTTCGTGGTGTACTGCGACGGGCTGGAGACCGGCAAGGACGGCACCGTCGAGGTCTGCCAGCCTGTCGACGAGCACGCCCCTCACCACCAGGACCTGCCTGCCGCGGTGGTGCGACGTATCGAGGATGCCCACTGCGAGGCCTGGGTCACCGTCACCCGGGCCGAACTCGCCTACCCCGAGATCGACGACGTCTACGACGAGTTGGACGCCGCCTGCCGTCGACGGGGCTGGGAGCGCCATGGCGCCCCCCGGGAGGTCTACTGGGCCAACTGGGACTTCCTGAGGATGGACGATCCGGCATGCGACGTCTGCTTCCCGATCGTGGACCCTGACCTCGCACTCCCCTAA
- a CDS encoding lysophospholipid acyltransferase family protein — protein MAIKPKIKDRGRYTSDLSAITRQAANILLLKPLVWRVTKVTVHGTANLDGLDGAYVITANHSSHLDTPLIFGSLPKRLSRYLSTGAAADYFFTDWWKALTPVLFFNAFPVDRGGKGRSKKGAAGRSHRGLAGSLLTDGVPLLIFAEGTRSRTGAMGPFKPGAAALAISRGVPVIPVALVGAFAAMPSNQDEGFLPKGRPPVHVVYGHPMSPAPGEIAHEFSERVRRQIMELHDQTARAYGLPTQAEYTRTLALDKAARKAEEAEATKAAAAKALEAASPDAPTEPDPTGPAAAGPDGADQTAPDTDAGSGPARPESPERRAG, from the coding sequence ATGGCGATCAAGCCGAAGATCAAGGATCGCGGGCGCTACACCAGCGACCTGTCCGCCATCACCCGGCAGGCGGCCAACATCCTCCTGCTCAAGCCGCTGGTGTGGCGTGTCACGAAGGTGACCGTCCACGGCACGGCGAACCTGGACGGCCTCGACGGCGCCTACGTCATCACCGCCAACCACTCCTCCCATCTGGACACCCCGCTGATCTTCGGATCGCTGCCCAAGAGGTTGAGCCGCTACCTGTCCACCGGTGCGGCCGCCGACTACTTCTTCACGGACTGGTGGAAGGCTCTGACGCCGGTGCTGTTCTTCAACGCCTTCCCCGTCGACCGCGGCGGGAAGGGTCGTTCCAAGAAGGGGGCTGCGGGCCGCTCCCACCGCGGGCTGGCGGGCTCCCTGCTCACCGACGGCGTCCCGCTGCTCATCTTCGCCGAGGGGACGCGGTCGCGCACCGGCGCGATGGGGCCCTTCAAGCCGGGGGCGGCGGCCCTGGCGATCTCCCGGGGGGTGCCGGTGATCCCGGTGGCCCTGGTGGGGGCCTTCGCCGCAATGCCCTCGAACCAGGACGAGGGCTTCCTGCCGAAGGGACGCCCCCCCGTCCACGTCGTCTACGGCCACCCGATGAGCCCGGCCCCCGGAGAGATCGCCCACGAGTTCTCCGAGCGCGTCCGCCGCCAGATCATGGAGCTTCACGATCAGACCGCACGGGCCTACGGACTGCCCACCCAGGCCGAGTACACCCGCACCCTCGCCCTCGACAAGGCCGCCAGGAAGGCCGAGGAGGCCGAGGCCACCAAGGCCGCCGCGGCGAAGGCGCTGGAGGCCGCCTCCCCCGATGCCCCCACCGAGCCGGACCCGACCGGCCCGGCCGCAGCCGGTCCCGACGGAGCTGATCAGACCGCCCCGGACACCGATGCCGGCTCCGGGCCCGCCCGACCAGAATCCCCGGAGCGCCGGGCGGGATGA
- a CDS encoding SDR family NAD(P)-dependent oxidoreductase encodes MSSSMVTGGTSGIGREFVTQLAARGDDVIIVARDTDRMAAIKAELEPRYGVSVETIRADLSDRAEVDAVAARLEDPSRPVDLLVNNAGFGLHAKILDAGTLPLQDRAFDVMCRAVLVLSAAAGRSMRARGAGAIVNISSGSAWINTGNYSAIKAWVLTFTEGLANELHGSGVKAMAVCPGWVHTEFHERAHVTASNLPEAVWTDPETVVRQTLTDLEKGKVVSIPNRLWKAAISVAGVAPRSTMRWLSRNLTSSRDKTDFPDRPEHDRQQDRQGGDR; translated from the coding sequence ATGTCATCCAGCATGGTCACCGGTGGCACTTCCGGCATCGGCCGGGAGTTCGTCACTCAACTCGCGGCGCGCGGGGACGACGTCATCATCGTCGCCCGCGACACCGACCGCATGGCGGCCATCAAGGCTGAGCTGGAGCCCCGCTACGGGGTGAGCGTCGAGACCATCCGGGCCGACCTCTCGGACCGCGCCGAGGTGGACGCGGTGGCCGCCCGGCTGGAGGACCCCTCCCGCCCGGTGGATCTGCTGGTCAACAACGCGGGATTCGGCCTCCACGCCAAGATCCTCGACGCCGGGACCCTGCCTCTCCAGGACCGTGCCTTCGACGTCATGTGCCGGGCGGTGCTGGTGCTCTCGGCGGCGGCCGGCCGCTCGATGCGTGCCCGCGGCGCCGGCGCGATCGTCAACATCTCCTCGGGATCGGCCTGGATCAACACCGGCAACTACTCGGCCATCAAGGCCTGGGTGCTCACCTTCACCGAGGGGCTGGCCAATGAGCTGCACGGCAGCGGGGTGAAGGCGATGGCCGTGTGCCCCGGATGGGTGCACACCGAGTTCCACGAGCGGGCCCACGTCACCGCCAGCAACCTCCCCGAGGCCGTGTGGACCGATCCGGAGACCGTGGTGCGCCAGACCTTGACCGATCTTGAGAAAGGCAAAGTGGTCTCGATCCCCAACCGCCTCTGGAAGGCGGCCATCTCGGTCGCGGGGGTCGCTCCCCGGTCGACGATGCGCTGGCTGTCGCGCAACCTGACCTCCAGCCGCGACAAGACCGATTTCCCGGACCGGCCGGAGCATGACCGGCAGCAGGACCGGCAAGGCGGTGATCGCTGA
- a CDS encoding deoxyribonuclease IV has protein sequence MTEQIIGATVDEADLSAQTGERGANAAQIMVGDPQSWRKPVINHPGGAAGLKEAAGSAGIAVVVHAAYVINVASLNNRIRIPSRKLLQQTLTLAGEIGAIGVVVHGGHVRDGEPVEQGQDNWRKAVDGLELPVPLLLENTAGGKHAMARELERIQGTWTAIQAASGAENVGFCLDTCHAFAAGLDMTTVVSDVRAITGRIDLVHVNDSQGPAGSGRDRHANIGKGKISPEELAAVVRDAGAPLVVETPGEAAGQAADIGWLRERLAG, from the coding sequence GTGACTGAGCAGATCATCGGGGCAACCGTGGACGAGGCCGACCTGAGCGCCCAGACCGGCGAGCGCGGCGCGAATGCGGCGCAGATCATGGTGGGCGATCCGCAATCCTGGCGCAAGCCCGTCATCAACCATCCCGGCGGCGCGGCCGGGCTGAAGGAGGCCGCCGGCTCGGCCGGGATCGCTGTGGTGGTGCACGCCGCCTACGTCATCAACGTCGCCTCCCTCAACAACCGGATCCGTATTCCCTCCCGCAAGCTCCTCCAGCAGACCCTCACCCTGGCCGGTGAGATCGGGGCGATCGGGGTGGTGGTGCACGGCGGTCATGTCCGCGACGGAGAGCCCGTCGAGCAGGGTCAGGACAACTGGCGCAAGGCCGTCGACGGGCTCGAACTGCCCGTCCCGCTGCTGCTGGAGAACACCGCCGGCGGCAAGCATGCGATGGCCCGGGAGCTGGAGCGGATCCAGGGCACCTGGACGGCCATCCAAGCCGCCTCAGGGGCCGAGAATGTCGGCTTCTGCCTCGACACCTGCCACGCCTTCGCCGCCGGTCTGGACATGACGACAGTCGTCTCCGATGTGAGGGCGATCACCGGGCGGATCGACCTGGTCCACGTCAACGACTCCCAGGGACCGGCCGGATCGGGTCGCGACCGTCACGCCAACATCGGGAAGGGGAAGATCTCCCCGGAGGAACTGGCCGCGGTGGTGCGCGACGCCGGCGCCCCGCTGGTCGTCGAGACCCCGGGGGAGGCCGCCGGCCAGGCCGCCGACATCGGCTGGCTGCGGGAGCGCCTGGCGGGCTGA
- a CDS encoding AMP-dependent synthetase/ligase gives MPNPAAHTAVQNELRPDPAAELLGTPVPGEDPAAVHLAHMFRRTVATYPYRPASRVREDQQWMIRTYAETGRRVQALARALVEHGIARGDRIAIFANNCPEWVELDLAIMTVGAVPVPIYPTSTADQLVHIVTDAGVRIICLAGASERDRVLSAASRMPTLDAVVVIDPEAADQSGLPGAALPVLSLAELVRAPRDADETQRLDALVDERMALSSGDDVASLIYTSGTTGAPKGVMITHRAAMSQPDALDEFFTIRPSDHSLCFLPLSHALEWAWTMVLISHGCLNTYVTNPKTVATMLAEVRPTLFVTVPKLYEQVMTVAREKVSDSRLKIRIFDWSLDVGRHWWQAKESGRRAELGLRLRHAVADRLVLRAVRDAVGGPKTVLAAGGAPLRKEVEEFFASIGLLICQGYGLTETSPLVSFNSPGAHKFGTAGKPLVGSRIKAGADGEILYQGPNIMKGYWNNPEATATTIEDGWLHTGDIGHVDEDGYLVITDRLKDIIVTLNGKNISPQPIEGLLLADPLFEQAVILGDNRPCLTLLVKPSMPRVQEIAERLHINLSVPEGLRSPELAEEIRRHVADLTAKLPHQEQIRDLRVLWEDFTQDNGLLTPTLKVKRREVEKRFTEVIDEMYAKLAKLRKTDHHKSPQE, from the coding sequence ATGCCGAACCCAGCTGCACACACCGCCGTCCAGAATGAGCTGCGCCCCGACCCGGCCGCCGAGCTGTTGGGGACTCCTGTGCCCGGGGAGGATCCGGCGGCCGTGCATCTTGCTCACATGTTCCGTCGCACCGTCGCCACCTACCCCTACCGGCCCGCATCCCGGGTCCGGGAGGACCAGCAGTGGATGATCCGCACCTACGCCGAGACCGGACGCCGCGTCCAGGCCCTGGCCCGCGCCCTGGTGGAGCACGGCATCGCCCGCGGCGACCGGATCGCGATCTTCGCCAACAACTGCCCCGAATGGGTGGAGCTCGATCTGGCGATCATGACCGTCGGGGCCGTCCCGGTGCCGATCTATCCCACCAGCACCGCCGACCAGCTGGTCCACATCGTCACCGACGCCGGGGTGCGGATCATCTGCCTGGCCGGGGCCTCCGAACGCGACCGGGTGCTCTCGGCGGCCAGCCGGATGCCCACCCTCGACGCCGTCGTCGTCATCGATCCCGAAGCCGCCGACCAGTCCGGCCTTCCTGGGGCGGCGCTCCCGGTACTCTCTCTCGCCGAGCTCGTCCGGGCGCCCCGCGATGCCGACGAGACTCAGCGGCTCGACGCCCTGGTCGACGAGCGGATGGCACTCTCATCCGGCGACGACGTCGCCTCCCTCATCTACACCTCCGGCACCACCGGCGCCCCCAAGGGAGTGATGATCACCCATCGGGCGGCGATGTCCCAGCCCGACGCCCTCGACGAGTTCTTCACCATCAGGCCCTCGGACCACTCGCTGTGCTTCCTGCCCCTCTCCCACGCACTGGAATGGGCCTGGACGATGGTGCTCATCAGCCACGGCTGCCTCAACACCTACGTCACCAACCCCAAGACGGTGGCGACCATGCTCGCCGAGGTGAGACCCACCCTCTTCGTGACCGTCCCCAAGCTGTACGAGCAGGTGATGACGGTGGCTCGCGAGAAGGTCTCCGACTCCCGCCTCAAGATCCGGATCTTCGACTGGTCGCTGGACGTCGGCCGCCACTGGTGGCAGGCGAAGGAGTCCGGCCGGCGAGCCGAACTGGGGCTGAGACTTCGCCACGCCGTCGCCGATCGGCTGGTGCTCAGGGCGGTGCGCGACGCCGTCGGCGGCCCCAAGACCGTGCTGGCGGCCGGGGGCGCGCCGCTGCGCAAGGAGGTGGAGGAGTTCTTCGCCTCGATCGGGCTGCTGATCTGCCAGGGGTACGGGCTCACCGAGACCTCCCCGCTGGTGAGCTTCAACTCGCCCGGTGCCCACAAATTCGGCACCGCCGGGAAACCCCTTGTCGGATCGCGCATCAAGGCGGGCGCCGATGGGGAGATCCTCTATCAGGGGCCCAACATCATGAAGGGCTACTGGAACAACCCCGAGGCCACGGCGACGACCATCGAGGACGGCTGGCTGCACACCGGCGACATCGGCCACGTCGACGAGGACGGATATCTCGTCATCACCGACCGGCTGAAGGACATCATCGTCACCCTCAACGGCAAGAACATCTCCCCCCAGCCCATCGAGGGGCTCCTGCTGGCCGACCCGCTGTTCGAGCAGGCCGTCATCCTCGGAGACAACCGCCCCTGCCTCACTCTGCTCGTCAAGCCCTCGATGCCGCGCGTCCAGGAGATCGCCGAGCGCCTCCACATCAACCTGTCGGTTCCCGAGGGGCTCCGCAGCCCTGAGCTGGCCGAGGAGATCCGTCGGCACGTCGCCGATCTCACTGCCAAACTTCCTCATCAGGAGCAGATCCGCGATCTCCGGGTGCTGTGGGAGGACTTCACCCAGGACAACGGGCTGCTGACGCCCACCCTGAAGGTGAAGCGCCGCGAGGTGGAGAAGCGGTTCACCGAGGTGATCGACGAGATGTACGCGAAGCTGGCGAAGCTGCGGAAGACCGATCACCACAAGTCGCCGCAGGAATGA
- a CDS encoding rhodanese-like domain-containing protein, with amino-acid sequence MGLRNFLTNRGMPSGGIDLPTALTTLANGGVLVDVRTRREYEAGHAPGARLVEPRELTADPFTAVYGDDPLAEPDPHFVLICDTGFRSGHLVQAIRDKGYECDFVTGGLRTWRDGGEILIPGPPRNQ; translated from the coding sequence ATGGGACTGCGGAACTTCCTCACCAACCGGGGCATGCCGAGCGGGGGGATCGACCTGCCGACGGCGCTGACGACATTGGCGAACGGCGGCGTCCTCGTCGACGTGCGCACACGCCGCGAGTACGAGGCCGGCCATGCTCCCGGGGCCCGGCTCGTCGAGCCCCGGGAGCTGACCGCGGACCCCTTCACCGCCGTCTACGGGGACGATCCGCTGGCCGAACCCGACCCCCACTTCGTCCTCATCTGCGACACCGGGTTCCGCTCCGGGCACCTCGTCCAGGCGATTCGTGACAAGGGCTACGAATGCGATTTCGTCACCGGTGGGCTGCGCACCTGGCGCGACGGCGGCGAGATCCTCATCCCGGGCCCGCCGCGCAATCAGTAG
- a CDS encoding protoglobin domain-containing protein, which translates to MHAIAQAAVDQTPPNCRVSAEQAAVIARHADILESLGPGIVDAFYETLYAHEPTAAVFKDGERPMREESLHNWWRRTVRGPIDDQYWSWMAMVGLIHVIRRVTNPMMLAMAQFVADYLDEHSDRLELDFDEEQRVVEAFRRVAAMTGSVITWGYDHAVSSSLFEVAGMPEALLARLRDEEVKSALVSARKEVTRN; encoded by the coding sequence ATGCACGCGATCGCGCAGGCCGCGGTCGACCAGACGCCCCCCAACTGTCGCGTCAGCGCCGAGCAGGCGGCGGTCATCGCCCGTCACGCCGACATCCTCGAGAGCCTCGGCCCCGGGATCGTGGACGCCTTCTACGAGACCTTGTACGCCCACGAGCCCACGGCCGCGGTGTTCAAGGACGGCGAGCGGCCGATGCGCGAGGAGTCGCTGCACAACTGGTGGCGGCGCACCGTCCGTGGCCCCATCGACGACCAGTACTGGTCCTGGATGGCGATGGTGGGCCTCATCCACGTCATCCGACGGGTCACCAACCCCATGATGCTGGCGATGGCTCAGTTCGTGGCCGACTACCTCGACGAGCACTCCGATCGACTCGAACTGGATTTCGACGAGGAGCAGCGCGTCGTCGAGGCGTTCCGGCGGGTGGCGGCGATGACGGGATCGGTCATCACCTGGGGTTACGACCACGCCGTCAGCTCCTCCCTCTTCGAGGTCGCGGGTATGCCCGAGGCCCTGCTGGCGAGGCTGCGCGACGAGGAGGTCAAGTCGGCCCTCGTCTCTGCCCGCAAGGAGGTCACCCGCAACTGA
- a CDS encoding roadblock/LC7 domain-containing protein: MELSQVLAQMRRGIPELHGTMIASVDGLAVAHDFPEADAERVAAMAATALGLGKRITERTELGGLAEAVIRGDNGYLVVYSAGDDAVLVLQGPVDSNLGLMRIEARAAAVEIKQILGRA; this comes from the coding sequence ATGGAGCTTTCGCAGGTCCTTGCGCAGATGCGCCGGGGCATCCCGGAGCTGCACGGGACGATGATCGCATCGGTCGACGGCCTGGCGGTGGCCCACGACTTCCCCGAGGCCGATGCCGAGCGGGTGGCCGCGATGGCGGCGACCGCCCTCGGCCTGGGCAAGCGCATCACCGAGCGCACCGAGCTTGGCGGTCTCGCCGAGGCCGTGATCCGTGGTGACAACGGATACCTTGTGGTGTACTCGGCCGGTGACGACGCGGTCCTGGTGCTCCAGGGCCCGGTCGACTCGAACCTGGGCCTGATGAGGATCGAGGCCAGGGCCGCCGCCGTCGAGATCAAGCAGATTCTCGGGCGGGCCTGA
- a CDS encoding ATP-binding cassette domain-containing protein encodes MSQVEAVLTIRGLTKSFDDLQVLAGIDLEVRPGEILALLGPNGVGKSTLASILSGRLEADEGRIEMPGGPWRPERVSIVEQNLSLDPDLTVARAIYRDADPQGRMDERAMAAAARRVLVEAGIALDPAERVGDLGDADQRLLEAVRMLADPHDVMVLDEVGSNLNAREMEDLRYSIRRTAVDGRGVIYITHDIPEAISLCDRVAVLRDGRISEVVSAATATPEQLMESLFDGQVSLDRTTSHAVDDIALSVRGLDCGLEGADRVSFDLRAGEVLGVAGARSSGVSELVQALTGEQPREARRIELNGVRVTIDSPRDASRLRIGVLSGLPEKSAEAYLARNLLMLSDADDETYDAEFSDTLTMLDAMREADDSMKKLLGQRSGSGGQMRWKRLLELASQDARVLILIEPTRALDMKTRERFLGLLGEVTGRGVAVILVSSNEAELRTFSDRILVMQDHSLGAVWLPEQIAVTDLEQVSRGERPDPKLPTASAVLPGSPR; translated from the coding sequence ATGAGCCAGGTCGAGGCAGTGCTGACGATCCGTGGCCTGACCAAGAGCTTCGACGACCTGCAGGTGCTGGCGGGCATCGATCTCGAGGTGCGTCCTGGGGAGATCCTGGCGCTGCTGGGGCCCAACGGCGTCGGCAAGTCCACCCTCGCCTCGATCCTGTCGGGCAGGCTCGAGGCCGATGAGGGCCGGATCGAGATGCCCGGCGGGCCATGGCGTCCGGAACGGGTCTCCATCGTCGAGCAGAACCTCTCCCTGGATCCCGACCTCACCGTCGCTCGCGCCATCTACCGCGATGCGGATCCGCAGGGCCGGATGGACGAGCGGGCGATGGCCGCCGCGGCCCGCAGGGTGCTCGTGGAGGCGGGCATCGCGCTCGACCCCGCCGAGCGCGTGGGGGATCTCGGCGATGCCGACCAGCGGCTGCTGGAGGCCGTGCGGATGCTCGCCGACCCGCATGACGTCATGGTCCTGGATGAGGTCGGCAGCAACCTCAACGCCCGGGAGATGGAGGATCTGCGCTACTCGATCCGCAGGACGGCGGTGGACGGTCGCGGGGTCATCTACATCACCCATGACATCCCCGAGGCGATCTCGCTGTGCGACCGGGTGGCGGTGCTCCGCGACGGCCGGATATCCGAGGTGGTCAGCGCCGCGACGGCCACCCCCGAGCAGCTCATGGAGTCCCTGTTCGACGGCCAGGTGAGCCTCGACCGGACGACGAGCCACGCCGTCGACGACATCGCGCTGAGCGTGCGCGGCCTGGACTGCGGCCTGGAGGGCGCAGACCGGGTGTCCTTCGATCTGCGCGCCGGCGAGGTGCTGGGCGTCGCCGGCGCCCGGAGCTCCGGGGTCTCCGAACTCGTCCAGGCCCTGACCGGTGAGCAGCCGCGGGAGGCCCGCCGCATCGAGCTCAACGGGGTGCGGGTGACCATCGACTCCCCCCGGGATGCGAGCAGGCTGCGGATCGGCGTCCTGTCGGGGTTGCCGGAGAAATCGGCGGAGGCCTATCTGGCGCGCAATCTGCTGATGCTCAGCGATGCCGACGACGAGACCTACGACGCCGAGTTCTCCGACACCCTGACGATGCTCGACGCCATGCGCGAGGCCGACGACTCCATGAAGAAGCTGCTGGGGCAGCGATCGGGTTCGGGCGGGCAGATGCGGTGGAAGCGGCTTCTGGAGCTGGCCTCCCAGGATGCGCGGGTGCTGATTCTCATCGAACCGACGCGTGCCCTGGACATGAAGACCCGCGAACGGTTCCTCGGCCTGCTGGGCGAGGTGACCGGCCGGGGTGTGGCCGTCATCCTGGTCTCCTCGAACGAGGCCGAGCTTCGCACCTTCAGTGACCGGATCCTCGTCATGCAGGACCACAGCCTCGGCGCGGTCTGGCTGCCGGAGCAGATCGCGGTGACCGATCTTGAGCAGGTCTCCCGGGGAGAGCGCCCCGATCCGAAGTTGCCGACCGCGTCGGCGGTCCTGCCGGGAAGCCCGCGCTGA